Proteins encoded together in one Acidobacteriota bacterium window:
- the lptC gene encoding LPS export ABC transporter periplasmic protein LptC: MKFGSSSIVMLVGRRKQRRQRKQRNGKTRETRFLIPEPLRSDLLFPLLPQPPDSSYSGSVSNAGETMPSYQNMKPLRLLVLLALGGVLIATWSSFVNRWKSSSADSPAEAVQPLTGEIDQQTKAFSLSKTDGDHTLYTIRAEQVTNYKDTQKALLSGVVVEIFGKDGTRRDRITAPQCEYDPLAQTLWVPGAVEMNFELPAKSASGGAEASSGQRPQRVVIHTSQLRFDQSTGIATTDAAVRFTFPQGDGQSRGATYDPQQQLLHLRSAVEFRLQEAVGNASGSPAITTIHAGELRYLRDEARIVLERSVEISKRTHRLLAQAGAIWLNEENQVQRAELTGGVKAMEQSATLRADAQAGRALLDFTPEGAIRTVHLEERVRWAMRTIGDGSKASTGGKGEESAQREGNSRRMTLRFTAPPDDNNGRAGESGESGSLERAEARGDVRVILRSGAGGAGGGSGPATGARSAAGAVSRAGTAGQMQVLTGQEADMLFASGGRVLRTAQLRGTPGLSNAPKLEMHGETGAPPRTVTAQQFDFVFSEAGELAQFAANGNVRVVTPVAATPRTREDSRITTSNELLAVFDPPTGRLGSLRQSGEFTYQDMARKARAATALYETGEAANGGATNNDTLTLERAPKPIAGVGKLSPQPAITGADGRISADWIRLFTGSGDLEAKGGVATTSSPAPASSQSAGSKKDEAGESTAEPLHAVADHLRYTAATQLALYEGRTRLWQGTTFLLEAERAEWGRQKNQLTASGKVLTIYRPTSSASSPVPAPPRAAAPEKSAPKPGAEAPGTYVIRAEKVNYTLADGRILYEGAVHARHQTREGPERAGELAAQSLEITMRREEQASSAQASAQAVQTGNFQTTAARIEKLLARGDVRLLEKGRSGSGDYAEYTSLNKQVKLYGKPAVLIDSERGTTKGGQLSYQMGNNSASVAGEAGSQTETRWIPSP, encoded by the coding sequence ATGAAGTTTGGATCATCGTCTATTGTAATGCTGGTCGGGAGAAGGAAGCAGAGGAGACAGAGGAAGCAAAGGAACGGAAAAACCCGTGAAACCCGATTCCTGATTCCCGAACCACTCCGCTCGGATCTTCTATTTCCTCTGCTTCCTCAGCCTCCCGATTCGTCCTATAGTGGTAGCGTATCGAACGCTGGGGAAACGATGCCTTCTTACCAGAACATGAAGCCGCTGCGCTTGCTGGTTTTGCTGGCACTGGGGGGCGTGCTGATCGCCACCTGGTCGAGCTTCGTCAATCGCTGGAAGAGCAGCTCCGCTGATTCTCCCGCCGAGGCGGTCCAGCCGCTGACGGGCGAAATCGATCAGCAGACCAAGGCCTTCTCGTTATCGAAAACGGACGGCGATCACACGCTCTACACCATCAGGGCCGAGCAGGTAACCAACTACAAGGATACGCAGAAGGCGCTCTTAAGTGGCGTAGTGGTCGAGATATTCGGCAAGGACGGCACGCGCCGCGACCGCATTACTGCGCCGCAATGTGAATACGATCCCCTGGCCCAGACGCTCTGGGTGCCCGGCGCGGTGGAGATGAACTTTGAGCTGCCAGCCAAGTCCGCGAGTGGCGGGGCCGAAGCGAGCAGTGGGCAGCGCCCGCAACGTGTTGTCATCCACACCTCGCAGTTGCGCTTCGATCAATCGACCGGCATCGCCACCACCGACGCCGCAGTACGCTTCACGTTTCCTCAAGGCGATGGCCAGTCGCGCGGCGCGACGTATGATCCGCAACAGCAATTGCTCCATTTGAGATCTGCCGTCGAGTTTCGCCTGCAAGAGGCCGTGGGCAACGCGTCAGGAAGCCCCGCCATCACCACGATTCATGCGGGCGAACTGCGCTATCTGCGCGATGAGGCCCGCATCGTGCTGGAGCGTTCCGTGGAGATCAGCAAGCGGACGCATCGTCTGCTGGCGCAGGCCGGAGCGATCTGGTTGAATGAGGAAAATCAAGTGCAGCGCGCCGAGTTGACTGGCGGCGTGAAAGCGATGGAGCAGTCTGCCACGCTGCGGGCCGACGCGCAGGCTGGTCGAGCGCTGCTGGACTTCACCCCCGAGGGCGCGATCAGGACCGTCCATCTGGAGGAGCGTGTGCGCTGGGCGATGCGGACGATAGGGGACGGAAGCAAAGCAAGCACGGGAGGCAAAGGAGAAGAGTCTGCGCAACGCGAGGGGAATTCGCGGCGGATGACGCTGCGCTTCACGGCGCCGCCTGATGATAACAATGGTCGCGCGGGTGAGAGCGGGGAATCAGGGAGCCTGGAACGGGCGGAGGCGCGGGGCGATGTGCGCGTGATTCTGCGCAGTGGCGCCGGTGGGGCCGGTGGAGGTAGTGGCCCCGCAACGGGTGCGCGCTCGGCGGCCGGAGCAGTTTCTCGCGCCGGCACGGCGGGGCAGATGCAGGTGTTGACGGGGCAGGAAGCTGACATGCTTTTTGCGTCGGGCGGGCGGGTTCTGCGCACCGCGCAACTGCGCGGCACACCAGGTTTGAGCAACGCGCCGAAGTTGGAGATGCACGGCGAGACGGGCGCGCCGCCGCGCACGGTTACCGCCCAGCAATTTGATTTTGTTTTCAGCGAGGCCGGTGAGTTGGCGCAGTTTGCCGCGAATGGAAATGTCCGCGTGGTGACGCCCGTCGCCGCGACGCCGAGGACCAGGGAAGACAGTCGCATCACCACCAGCAATGAACTGCTGGCGGTGTTCGATCCTCCCACGGGACGGCTCGGTTCGCTACGCCAGAGCGGGGAGTTTACTTATCAGGACATGGCCCGCAAAGCCCGCGCCGCCACAGCGCTCTATGAGACGGGCGAAGCGGCTAATGGCGGAGCGACTAATAACGATACGCTTACTCTGGAACGCGCGCCAAAGCCCATCGCCGGTGTTGGCAAGCTCTCGCCGCAGCCGGCCATCACCGGTGCGGACGGACGCATCTCCGCCGACTGGATTCGCCTGTTCACCGGGTCGGGTGATCTGGAGGCCAAAGGCGGCGTGGCGACCACTTCATCGCCCGCTCCGGCCTCTTCCCAATCCGCCGGTTCAAAAAAAGATGAGGCCGGAGAATCCACCGCCGAGCCGCTTCATGCCGTCGCCGATCATCTTCGTTACACGGCGGCCACGCAACTGGCGCTCTACGAAGGCCGCACCCGCCTTTGGCAGGGGACGACGTTTTTGTTGGAAGCCGAAAGGGCGGAGTGGGGCCGCCAGAAAAACCAGCTCACCGCGAGCGGGAAAGTGCTGACCATCTATCGTCCTACCTCCTCGGCGTCATCCCCTGTGCCCGCTCCACCGCGGGCCGCGGCTCCTGAAAAATCCGCACCCAAACCAGGAGCGGAAGCGCCCGGAACCTATGTGATCCGTGCCGAGAAGGTCAACTACACGCTGGCTGATGGAAGGATTCTTTACGAGGGGGCGGTTCACGCGCGGCATCAAACTCGGGAAGGGCCGGAAAGAGCGGGGGAGCTGGCCGCACAATCTTTGGAAATCACCATGCGCCGGGAGGAGCAAGCTTCGTCGGCCCAGGCGTCGGCCCAGGCGGTTCAGACTGGCAATTTTCAGACCACCGCCGCGCGCATCGAAAAACTGCTTGCCCGAGGAGACGTTCGGTTGCTAGAAAAGGGACGCTCCGGAAGTGGCGATTACGCTGAATATACGTCATTGAATAAACAAGTTAAGTTGTACGGTAAGCCAGCCGTACTGATCGATTCTGAGCGTGGTACAACTAAGGGTGGGCAATTATCGTACCAAATGGGCAATAATAGCGCTTCAGTTGCTGGCGAAGCTGGTTCACAGACCGAAACCCGCTGGATTCCCTCCCCGTAA
- the lptB gene encoding LPS export ABC transporter ATP-binding protein: MLEAHDLRKTFKGRTVVNGVSLNVARGEVVGLLGPNGAGKSTTFHMIVGLTSPDAGPDGGRVTLDGADLTHLPMYQRARRGISYLPQDPSVFRQLSVEENILAILETLPLNSSQRRERLEELLEKFGLGTVRRSKGYMLSGGERRRVEIARSLVLSPHYILLDEPFSGIDPIAVLDIQRMIGQFKQEGIGVLITDHNVRETLRVTDRAYIINDGLIFRAGAPAELGADPEVRRVYLGESFVLEPV, translated from the coding sequence ATGCTGGAAGCTCACGATCTTCGCAAGACTTTCAAGGGCCGCACTGTGGTGAACGGTGTGTCGCTCAACGTGGCGCGTGGTGAAGTGGTCGGACTGCTGGGCCCGAACGGAGCCGGCAAAAGCACCACTTTTCACATGATTGTCGGCCTGACATCACCGGACGCTGGTCCAGACGGCGGTCGCGTTACACTCGACGGCGCCGACCTCACCCACCTGCCGATGTACCAGCGCGCCCGGCGCGGCATCAGTTATTTACCTCAAGACCCCTCTGTTTTCCGCCAGCTTTCGGTCGAAGAGAATATCTTGGCCATTCTCGAGACACTGCCGCTGAATAGTAGTCAGCGCCGCGAGCGTCTGGAAGAGTTGCTGGAGAAGTTTGGACTGGGGACGGTGCGCCGCAGCAAGGGCTACATGCTCTCGGGCGGGGAGCGCCGTCGCGTGGAGATCGCCCGCTCACTGGTTCTCTCGCCGCATTATATTCTGCTCGACGAACCCTTCTCCGGCATCGACCCTATCGCGGTTCTGGACATCCAGCGCATGATCGGCCAATTCAAGCAGGAAGGCATTGGTGTGCTGATTACTGATCACAACGTGCGCGAGACGCTGCGCGTTACCGACCGCGCCTACATCATCAACGATGGCCTCATCTTCCGAGCAGGCGCGCCCGCCGAGCTGGGCGCCGATCCCGAAGTGCGCCGCGTCTATCTGGGCGAAAGCTTCGTTCTGGAGCCGGTGTGA
- the rpoN gene encoding RNA polymerase sigma-54 factor, which translates to MSSFSGLRLNLKVSQKLTLTPGLVQMVSVLVMNKLELKEMINQEMLENPVLEEVLEELAINTETLGEREEYAPPAADQELTEAAGAKDAFDQIDFDSYFKDYLDPGYRTPQAESVELPSFENFLSTPTNLIDHLNWQLTLSCQPPGLADAIEEILGNLDDDGYLPIALEEIAATGEHELATLEAALKLVQECDPIGVAARDLRECLLLQLSDRRKEGSLAWRIVSDHLHQVENRQLKEIAKAQKTTIEEVQSALELIRKLNPFPGRRFNQSERRVIEPDVYVVKVGDEYAVVFNEEDIPQLRVSMEYKNLLAPSSENKDQNKEQDKAQNKEVRNYIKERYSSAMRFIKNIEQRKQTILKVTDVIVARQRDFLEAGPDYLKPMMIKDVAEEIGVHPSTVSRAVAEKYAYTPQGIFELRYFFSEAVNGPSGAGIPLLTLRRMVRKMIDQEDKANPLTDDELARRLSEQGIDVNRRTVAKYRADLKIPSTHQRRDRN; encoded by the coding sequence ATGAGCTCCTTCAGCGGTCTCCGGCTCAATCTAAAGGTCTCGCAGAAACTGACCCTCACGCCCGGGCTGGTCCAGATGGTCAGCGTGCTGGTGATGAACAAGCTGGAACTGAAAGAAATGATCAATCAGGAGATGCTGGAGAATCCCGTACTCGAAGAGGTTCTGGAGGAGCTGGCCATCAATACGGAAACGCTCGGCGAGCGGGAGGAGTACGCGCCGCCCGCCGCGGATCAGGAGCTAACCGAGGCTGCCGGGGCCAAGGATGCCTTTGACCAGATCGACTTTGACTCCTATTTCAAAGATTATCTTGATCCGGGCTACCGCACGCCGCAGGCTGAGAGCGTCGAACTACCTTCGTTTGAAAATTTTCTTTCCACCCCCACCAATCTGATTGATCACTTGAACTGGCAGTTGACGCTCAGTTGCCAGCCGCCGGGACTGGCCGATGCCATCGAGGAGATTCTCGGCAACCTCGACGATGATGGCTACCTCCCGATTGCGCTCGAAGAAATCGCGGCCACCGGCGAGCATGAGCTAGCCACTCTGGAAGCCGCGCTCAAGCTGGTGCAGGAGTGCGACCCAATCGGGGTGGCGGCGCGCGACCTGCGCGAGTGTCTGTTACTGCAACTGAGCGATCGCCGCAAGGAAGGCTCTCTGGCGTGGCGCATCGTATCGGATCATCTGCATCAGGTGGAGAACAGGCAACTCAAGGAAATCGCCAAAGCCCAGAAGACCACCATTGAGGAAGTGCAGAGCGCGCTCGAACTGATTCGTAAGTTGAATCCCTTTCCGGGGCGCAGGTTCAATCAGTCCGAGCGACGGGTCATTGAGCCGGATGTGTATGTGGTCAAGGTCGGGGACGAGTACGCGGTGGTCTTCAATGAAGAGGATATTCCGCAACTGCGCGTGAGCATGGAGTACAAAAACTTGCTGGCGCCGTCCAGCGAGAACAAGGACCAGAACAAGGAGCAGGACAAGGCGCAGAACAAGGAAGTCCGCAACTACATCAAGGAACGCTACAGCTCGGCCATGCGCTTCATCAAGAACATTGAGCAGCGCAAGCAGACGATCCTGAAGGTGACGGATGTTATTGTGGCGCGCCAACGTGATTTCCTGGAGGCGGGCCCGGATTATCTGAAGCCGATGATGATCAAGGATGTCGCCGAGGAGATTGGCGTGCATCCATCAACCGTCAGCCGCGCCGTGGCGGAAAAATACGCGTACACACCGCAGGGCATCTTTGAACTGCGCTACTTTTTCTCGGAAGCCGTCAACGGCCCCTCCGGCGCGGGCATCCCGCTGCTGACGCTGAGGCGCATGGTGCGCAAGATGATCGATCAGGAAGACAAAGCGAACCCCCTGACCGACGATGAATTGGCCAGGCGTCTATCGGAGCAGGGCATTGACGTCAATCGCCGCACCGTGGCCAAGTATCGCGCTGACCTGAAAATCCCCAGTACTCATCAGCGTCGTGACAGAAACTGA
- a CDS encoding thioredoxin — protein sequence MQWSSNRMVRALRNEFAPFSRSLSVLALASITFLSTIAPVIAEEQPAPSAMDKPIALVDGKPILESELVQQTRPQMQQLRNQEYDVKRQALDGMVNQKLVEAEAARQNMGVAELIARDVDSKVRETTEEEINAYYAGQKDRIGRPIEEVKDQIAAGLKQNRGQQARQDYIAVLRKKLPVEIFLEPIRLNVQPDLTRLRGPVDAPITIVEFSDFQCPYCLKAYPTVRAVLGKYADKVRFSYRDFPLRNIHGQAQEAAEAARCAGDQNKYWQFHDVLFESPSDLTREKLLEAATKLSLDTASLELCIESGKYRNEVEKDYQEGLRAGISGTPAFYINGIFLNGSQPASAFEQVIESELARLGQRVQPVAQ from the coding sequence ATGCAGTGGTCTTCAAATCGAATGGTGCGCGCTCTGCGAAATGAATTCGCTCCGTTTTCCCGGAGCCTGTCCGTGTTGGCATTGGCATCTATAACTTTCCTGTCCACCATTGCGCCGGTCATAGCCGAGGAACAGCCAGCTCCGTCGGCAATGGATAAGCCGATTGCGCTAGTGGATGGCAAGCCCATACTCGAGTCGGAGCTGGTGCAGCAGACGCGTCCGCAGATGCAGCAGTTGCGCAATCAAGAATATGATGTCAAGCGGCAAGCGCTGGACGGCATGGTCAATCAAAAACTGGTGGAGGCTGAAGCGGCCCGCCAGAACATGGGCGTTGCCGAGTTGATTGCGCGCGATGTGGACAGCAAGGTGCGCGAGACCACCGAAGAAGAGATCAACGCGTATTACGCCGGACAGAAGGACCGCATCGGTCGCCCCATCGAAGAGGTGAAAGATCAGATTGCGGCGGGGCTGAAGCAGAACCGCGGGCAGCAAGCGCGCCAGGATTATATTGCCGTGCTACGCAAGAAGCTTCCGGTGGAGATTTTTCTGGAGCCGATTCGCCTGAACGTGCAGCCCGACCTCACCCGCCTGCGCGGGCCGGTCGACGCGCCCATCACCATCGTCGAGTTCTCTGATTTTCAGTGCCCCTACTGCCTAAAGGCGTATCCCACGGTCAGGGCCGTGCTGGGAAAGTATGCTGACAAGGTCCGCTTTTCCTATCGCGATTTTCCCTTGCGGAACATTCACGGACAGGCTCAGGAAGCCGCTGAGGCCGCCCGTTGCGCCGGCGATCAAAATAAGTATTGGCAGTTTCATGATGTCCTGTTTGAAAGCCCCAGCGATCTCACCCGCGAAAAGCTGCTTGAGGCGGCAACGAAGCTATCCCTCGATACGGCTTCACTGGAGTTATGTATTGAATCAGGAAAGTATCGCAACGAAGTGGAAAAAGATTATCAGGAAGGGTTGAGGGCAGGCATCAGTGGTACACCGGCCTTCTACATCAACGGTATATTCCTAAATGGATCACAACCAGCGTCCGCCTTTGAGCAGGTTATCGAATCCGAACTCGCCCGGCTTGGCCAGCGCGTCCAGCCAGTCGCGCAGTGA
- a CDS encoding PilZ domain-containing protein: MDHNQRPPLSRLSNPNSPGLASASSQSRSDIFMKEATMSMATAADKRKHRRYDLSLDLEVKGRKRAAAIQTQTRDISARGLYFNFTEPMDVGSELNFELNLPPELSGGKDVRVRCRGRVIRVDSIKSSRQVGVAATIETYEFIRAHE; the protein is encoded by the coding sequence ATGGATCACAACCAGCGTCCGCCTTTGAGCAGGTTATCGAATCCGAACTCGCCCGGCTTGGCCAGCGCGTCCAGCCAGTCGCGCAGTGATATCTTTATGAAAGAGGCTACCATGTCGATGGCTACCGCGGCTGACAAGAGAAAGCACCGCCGCTACGATCTATCTCTTGATCTGGAGGTGAAGGGGCGCAAGCGCGCTGCCGCCATCCAGACTCAGACCCGCGACATCAGTGCACGTGGTCTGTACTTTAATTTCACCGAACCGATGGACGTGGGATCTGAATTGAATTTCGAGTTGAATCTCCCGCCCGAGTTGAGCGGTGGCAAGGATGTCCGGGTGCGCTGTCGCGGCCGGGTGATTCGCGTTGATTCCATCAAGAGTTCGCGCCAGGTGGGTGTGGCCGCAACCATTGAGACGTATGAGTTCATTCGCGCGCATGAATAG
- the rapZ gene encoding RNase adapter RapZ, with amino-acid sequence MDKKSSSRSSRRGLASISSPARKLARKISAGSPRTAPPLRQKKSVEPSPIHPLETELVIVTGMSGSGNGSVLRVLEDLGYYCVDNMPVDLIPTFADLCRTGGQIARAALVVDIREGQALERFPAMFRALRQRMSTLLIFLHARDEVLLRRFSETRRPHPLAHSQGLAKKGELPLREGIAAERRALGPIRKLADLSVDTSQFNVHELRNIINNHFREAAEQRSMLISCMSFGYRHGLPADSDLVFDVRFLPNPNYIPKFHDLTGRHPEVAKYIRGFPQTQEFIARITELLAYLIPHYVREGKSYLTIAIGCTGGRHRSVMMAETIGKKLAARGLNTKVIHRDAAK; translated from the coding sequence ATGGACAAGAAATCCTCCAGCCGTTCCAGCCGCCGTGGTCTCGCCAGTATCTCCAGTCCGGCCAGGAAACTCGCAAGGAAGATTAGCGCGGGCAGCCCGCGCACCGCGCCCCCACTCCGCCAGAAAAAGTCAGTTGAGCCATCGCCGATACATCCGCTGGAAACCGAACTGGTGATCGTCACTGGGATGTCCGGCTCGGGCAATGGTTCCGTGCTGCGCGTGCTCGAGGACCTGGGCTATTACTGCGTCGACAACATGCCTGTTGACCTCATTCCAACCTTTGCCGATCTGTGCCGAACCGGCGGACAGATCGCCCGCGCCGCGCTGGTGGTGGACATCCGCGAAGGCCAGGCGCTCGAACGTTTTCCCGCCATGTTCCGCGCCCTGCGCCAGCGCATGAGCACGCTGCTGATATTCCTGCACGCCCGCGACGAAGTGCTGCTGCGCCGCTTCAGCGAGACGCGTCGCCCGCATCCGCTGGCCCACTCGCAGGGTCTTGCCAAGAAGGGCGAGCTGCCGCTGCGGGAAGGCATCGCCGCCGAGCGCCGCGCCTTGGGGCCTATCCGCAAGCTGGCGGATCTTTCTGTCGATACCAGCCAGTTCAATGTTCACGAGCTGCGCAACATTATCAATAACCATTTTCGCGAAGCCGCCGAGCAGCGCTCCATGCTCATCTCCTGCATGAGCTTCGGCTACCGCCACGGCCTGCCCGCCGATTCCGATCTGGTCTTCGACGTGCGTTTTTTGCCCAATCCCAACTACATACCGAAGTTCCACGATCTTACCGGCCGCCATCCGGAGGTCGCCAAATACATTCGCGGGTTTCCGCAGACGCAGGAGTTCATCGCGCGCATCACCGAGCTGCTCGCCTACCTGATCCCGCACTACGTCCGCGAAGGCAAGAGTTATCTGACCATCGCCATTGGCTGCACCGGAGGTCGCCACCGCTCGGTGATGATGGCCGAGACCATCGGCAAGAAACTGGCCGCCCGCGGCCTGAACACCAAAGTCATCCACCGCGACGCGGCGAAGTAA
- a CDS encoding type II toxin-antitoxin system RelE/ParE family toxin codes for MELRGYIDEHGKRRFAEWFDKLSPVAAAKVTIALTRMELGNFSNVRSVGEGVQEYRIDFGPGYRIYFGRDGDELVILIGGGTKHRQQRDIALAKECWASYKRWKKI; via the coding sequence ATCGAATTGCGCGGCTACATCGATGAGCACGGGAAGCGGCGGTTTGCCGAGTGGTTCGACAAATTGTCTCCCGTGGCTGCGGCGAAAGTGACTATTGCGCTGACGCGCATGGAGCTGGGTAATTTCTCGAACGTGCGGTCGGTCGGCGAGGGTGTGCAGGAATACAGGATCGATTTCGGCCCGGGATACCGCATTTACTTTGGGCGCGACGGCGACGAGCTGGTGATTCTCATCGGTGGTGGGACCAAGCATCGTCAGCAGCGGGATATCGCTTTGGCAAAGGAATGTTGGGCGTCCTACAAGCGGTGGAAAAAGATTTAG
- a CDS encoding transcriptional regulator, with product MPLTHVFKMTIQARAQRDARFRRALLREAVESMVNGDLATGKAVLRNYVNATTGFQKLEKQSGIPAKSLMRMLSPKGSPSAANLTSILSALQKSEGVHFSIILSQ from the coding sequence ATGCCTCTGACACATGTCTTTAAGATGACCATTCAAGCGCGGGCGCAGCGCGATGCCCGTTTCCGCCGTGCCCTGTTGCGCGAAGCCGTGGAGAGCATGGTGAACGGCGATCTAGCCACGGGCAAGGCCGTGTTGCGCAATTATGTGAATGCCACGACGGGTTTTCAGAAGTTAGAAAAGCAATCCGGCATTCCCGCCAAGAGCCTGATGCGGATGCTGAGTCCCAAAGGCAGCCCATCCGCAGCGAATCTGACGAGCATTCTTTCCGCTCTGCAAAAGTCCGAAGGTGTCCACTTCTCCATTATCCTGAGCCAGTAA
- a CDS encoding LysM peptidoglycan-binding domain-containing protein, producing MKISPSYLRVYVTLLASLLVFTMRDTVAQSLGAQSLGELSRQERARKLARQTRVTKVYTNEDLAKDTIVDPASRALDSAEPVLAEATQSPAEVPVRIIPVQAAAPARENTLPTRAALAQQERSVPTVPVWPTGMPLGDVARYYRQQIAPQIPLSDDRMMLDALAHRPGPDDFTVSAPFVMAAVEGSSLPVIENVVRDRVSEFPAIANTEVAANSNVDMNGNEGSAGLILASPALLDLTLELGTGNASLGISEAGLAATLDSASEGRLPLAIQFAEPTRNPTVVKVAPVTPPVTKQAAAIPQPEVSVNTASPSDLVTVSAWTVRDDLSATPPAEPVRIAPVRAVADTVLAQALAEEGDAEVRVQRGDSLWRLAQRHLGDGRAWPQIAALNPQLQNPHFVRAGERLHMPTSSATLASLPIAAREERAVVVSSNPAREVMVQRGDSLWKLAETALGRGAAWSCIAAANPQISDSDRIYPGQSIVLPESCTPQA from the coding sequence ATGAAAATTTCCCCGTCCTACTTGCGGGTTTACGTAACGTTGCTGGCCAGTCTGTTGGTGTTCACGATGCGGGACACCGTAGCGCAGAGTCTGGGCGCGCAAAGTCTGGGCGAGTTGTCTCGCCAGGAACGCGCGCGCAAACTAGCGCGGCAGACGCGCGTTACCAAAGTCTATACGAACGAGGATCTGGCCAAGGACACCATTGTCGATCCGGCCAGTCGAGCGCTGGATTCCGCGGAGCCGGTTCTGGCTGAGGCGACGCAGTCTCCGGCGGAAGTTCCCGTCCGGATTATTCCTGTGCAGGCCGCCGCGCCCGCGCGAGAAAATACCCTGCCAACGCGCGCGGCGCTGGCGCAGCAGGAGCGCTCCGTGCCCACCGTGCCCGTGTGGCCCACCGGTATGCCGCTCGGCGACGTTGCCCGCTACTATCGCCAGCAGATCGCGCCGCAGATTCCCTTGAGCGACGATCGCATGATGCTGGACGCCTTGGCCCATCGGCCCGGCCCGGACGACTTCACCGTGTCTGCGCCTTTTGTGATGGCCGCCGTCGAGGGCTCGTCGCTCCCGGTGATTGAGAATGTTGTCCGTGATCGCGTGTCGGAGTTCCCCGCTATTGCCAACACGGAAGTGGCTGCGAACTCGAATGTGGATATGAACGGGAATGAAGGCTCCGCCGGACTCATCTTGGCATCTCCCGCATTGCTGGATCTCACCTTGGAACTCGGCACGGGCAACGCCTCGTTGGGAATTTCGGAGGCTGGTCTTGCTGCCACTTTGGACTCTGCGTCAGAAGGCCGCTTGCCTCTGGCGATTCAGTTCGCCGAGCCAACACGGAATCCCACCGTCGTGAAGGTTGCCCCGGTAACACCCCCGGTAACAAAACAGGCCGCGGCGATCCCGCAACCTGAGGTCAGCGTCAACACGGCTTCGCCTAGCGATTTGGTAACGGTCTCGGCTTGGACCGTCAGGGATGATCTGTCGGCCACTCCGCCCGCCGAGCCAGTCCGCATCGCGCCGGTTCGCGCTGTTGCCGATACGGTGCTGGCGCAAGCGTTGGCCGAAGAAGGCGACGCGGAAGTTCGCGTGCAGCGGGGCGACTCATTGTGGCGGTTGGCGCAGCGCCACTTAGGCGACGGACGCGCCTGGCCGCAGATCGCCGCGCTCAATCCGCAACTCCAGAATCCTCATTTCGTGCGCGCCGGTGAGCGGCTGCACATGCCGACATCGAGCGCGACACTTGCCAGCCTGCCCATCGCCGCACGCGAGGAGCGCGCGGTGGTCGTCAGCTCGAATCCGGCTCGCGAGGTCATGGTCCAGCGCGGTGATTCGCTTTGGAAGCTCGCCGAGACGGCGCTGGGTCGCGGCGCGGCGTGGAGCTGCATCGCGGCGGCCAATCCGCAGATCAGCGACTCTGACCGCATCTATCCCGGTCAGTCCATCGTTCTTCCCGAGAGCTGCACTCCGCAGGCGTAA
- a CDS encoding SDR family oxidoreductase, with amino-acid sequence MENVWPKGTRLKNQVALITGGSRGIGRAMALCFAAEGARVVITARDAGPLRAVEQEIADIVGGATGANSGSHALGIVCDVSDSAAVRKMAAEAEAACGRIDILVNNAGYFPELHPIHEMSDEEWEYTLRANLTSSFYVSRAVLPGMLERRHGSVIMISSSAAKLAYGLGSPYSAAKAGMLGLTRALAGEAGPHGVRVNALCPGLVQSTEMFHKVNSELERAVGLKPADRLAATKESSLLRKLLEPEDVARAALFLASADSAAITGQTMNVDAGIRWD; translated from the coding sequence GTGGAAAATGTTTGGCCAAAGGGAACACGGCTCAAGAATCAAGTTGCGCTGATTACCGGCGGCAGCCGCGGTATTGGCCGCGCGATGGCGCTGTGCTTTGCCGCCGAGGGCGCGCGCGTGGTGATCACCGCGCGCGATGCCGGACCTCTCCGCGCCGTCGAGCAGGAGATCGCCGACATCGTCGGTGGTGCCACTGGAGCCAATAGTGGCAGCCATGCGCTGGGCATCGTCTGCGATGTTTCCGACAGCGCCGCCGTGCGCAAGATGGCCGCCGAGGCCGAGGCCGCTTGCGGGCGCATCGACATTCTGGTCAATAACGCGGGCTATTTTCCCGAACTCCATCCCATTCACGAAATGTCCGACGAGGAATGGGAGTACACGTTGCGCGCCAATCTGACCAGCTCGTTTTACGTCTCGCGCGCGGTGCTGCCGGGGATGCTGGAGAGGCGGCACGGCTCGGTGATCATGATCTCGTCCAGCGCGGCCAAGCTGGCCTACGGCCTGGGCTCGCCCTACTCGGCGGCCAAGGCGGGGATGCTCGGCCTGACGCGCGCGCTGGCCGGAGAGGCCGGGCCGCACGGCGTCCGCGTCAACGCGCTATGCCCCGGTTTGGTGCAATCGACGGAGATGTTTCACAAGGTCAACAGCGAACTCGAACGCGCCGTGGGCCTCAAGCCCGCCGACCGTCTGGCCGCGACGAAGGAATCTTCGCTGCTGCGAAAGCTGCTGGAGCCGGAAGACGTGGCCCGCGCCGCGCTGTTCCTTGCGTCAGCGGACTCAGCCGCCATCACCGGCCAGACCATGAACGTGGACGCCGGCATCCGCTGGGACTAG